From the Saccharomycodes ludwigii strain NBRC 1722 chromosome I, whole genome shotgun sequence genome, one window contains:
- the TPS1 gene encoding alpha,alpha-trehalose-phosphate synthase (UDP-forming) TPS1 (similar to Saccharomyces cerevisiae YBR126C | TPS1 | Trehalose-6-Phosphate Synthase), which yields MTQKTTTDTTTTSNNTKKIGNVIVVSNRLPVTITKDDTTNQYEYSMSSGGLVTALQGLAKHTTFQWYGWPGKELPDEDKSKVVSDLKEKFNAIPIFLSDEVADLHYNGFSNSILWPLFHYHPGEINFDENAWLAYNEANMKFAIEIVKNVKDGDLIWVHDYHLMLLPQLIRQLKPELKNIKLGFFLHTPFPSSEIYRILPVRQEILRGVLSCDLIGFHTYDYARHFLSSVQRVLGINTLPNGLEYEGRFVNVGAFPIGIDVDTFSDGLKQEQVLTRIADLKKIFKGCKIIVGVDRLDYIKGVPQKLHAMEVFLNEHPEWIGKVVLVQVAVPSRGDVEEYQFLRSVVNELVGRINGQFGTVEFVPIHFMHKSIPFNELISLYAVSDVCLVSSTRDGMNLVSYEYIACQSEKKGSLILSEFTGAAQSLNGAIIVNPWNTDELADSINEALTLPEEKKVANWEKLYKYISKYTSEFWGENFVHELNNLNNKIQSK from the coding sequence ATGACtcaaaaaacaacaactgACACTACAACCACTTCaaataataccaaaaaaataggaAATGTTATTGTAGTTAGTAATAGATTACCAGTAACTATAACCAAGGATGACACAACTAATCAATACGAGTATTCCATGTCTAGTGGTGGTTTGGTTACTGCTTTGCAAGGTTTAGCCAAACACACCACTTTCCAATGGTATGGTTGGCCAGGTAAAGAATTACCAGATGAAGATAAAAGCAAAGTTGTAAGtgatttaaaagaaaagtttaatgcgattccaatttttttgagtGACGAAGTTGCGGATTTACACTATAATGGTTTCAgtaattctattttatgGCCCCTTTTCCATTATCACCCAGGTGAGATCaattttgatgaaaatgCATGGTTGGCTTATAATGAAGCTAATATGAAATTTGCCATTGAAATAGtcaaaaatgttaaagATGGTGATTTAATTTGGGTCCACGATTATCATTTAATGTTATTGCCCCAATTGATCAGACAGTTGAAGCCCgagttgaaaaatattaaattgggATTTTTCCTTCATACTCCATTTCCAAGTAGTGAAATTTATAGAATTTTACCTGTCAGACAAGAAATTTTAAGGGGTGTTTTAAGTTGTGATTTAATTGGTTTTCATACTTATGATTACGCAAGACACTTTTTGTCTAGTGTCCAAAGGGTTTTGGGCATAAACACCTTGCCCAATGGTTTGGAATATGAAGGTAGATTTGTTAATGTTGGTGCGTTCCCAATTGGTATTGATGTGGACACTTTCAGCGATGGTTTGAAGCAAGAACAAGTTTTGACAAGAATTGCTgacctaaaaaaaattttcaaaggctgtaaaattattgttggtgTAGATAGGTTGGATTATATTAAGGGTGTTCCACAAAAATTGCATGCGATGGAGGTCTTTCTTAACGAACACCCAGAATGGATTGGTAAAGTTGTTTTGGTGCAAGTTGCTGTGCCAAGTAGAGGTGATGTTGAAGaatatcaatttttaaGAAGTGTTGTTAACGAGTTGGTTGGTAGAATAAATGGACAATTTGGTACCGTAGAGTTTGTACCTATTCATTTTATGCATAAGAGTATTCCCTTCAATGAATTGATTTCCTTGTATGCGGTGAGTGACGTATGCTTGGTTTCCTCAACGAGAGATGGTATGAATTTGGTTTCTTATGAATATATTGCTTGTCAAAGTGAGAAGAAGGGATCCTTAATTTTGAGTGAATTTACGGGCGCTGCTCAATCTTTGAACGGTGCTATTATAGTAAACCCATGGAACACTGATGAGCTAGCTGACTCAATTAATGAAGCCTTAACTTTGccagaagaaaagaaagtgGCTAATTgggaaaaattatataaatatatttccaAGTACACATCTGAGTTTTGGGGGGAGAATTTTGTTCATGAATTAAATAacttgaataataaaatacaaagcAAATAA
- the PTC4 gene encoding type 2C protein phosphatase PTC4 (similar to Saccharomyces cerevisiae YBR125C | PTC4 | Phosphatase Two C), with amino-acid sequence MGQILSNPLTEKTIYYQPFNGNDPSKYLQFFSGVGSMKGYRMTQEDSHLICNGNNNHTKQYSNEDESHKDEFTVTFRNPFNSEKFNKKEKLNISMFAVFDGHGNEKISTYLSKRLNYWIKWALENHNYNRYPPSDTKTEINSKEKRWCRNFNTLQGLLAQIFKDAFIYQDQELYKHFAKMQCGSTAIVLIIVNRKTIYCCNTGDSRCILSTKPTISQQQKIMSSPLNNNNHTANNKVGGVRNKMHLHRRNNSDNVSNNSVANSNTKTANYEGNNATPRLSSSELVPYLNHKYCCVKSLSFDHKPLHIGELIRINDNGGVVSLGRVGGVLALSRAFGDFQFKKNNFVYHKSIPQEQQVSVEPDVIVHEIDYNKDEFLVLACDGIWDVYSNRNLVQFVRYHLALNIKFDEIVRKLLDRGISCADSNTGAGFDNMTVMLVALNKPNESHEYWYSRIKNRLEREKRIV; translated from the coding sequence aTGGGCCAAATTTTATCCAACCCATTAACCGAAAAAACCATATATTATCAACCTTTTAATGGAAATGACCCTTCAAAATATCTACAGTTTTTTTCAGGTGTTGGATCCATGAAGGGGTATAGAATGACGCAAGAAGACTCTCATTTAATTTGTAAcggtaataataaccatACTAAGCAATATTCTAATGAAGATGAATCACATAAAGATGAATTCACCGTTACTTTCAGAAATCCATTTAATTCTGAgaaattcaataaaaaggaaaaattgaACATCTCAATGTTTGCTGTTTTTGATGGCCATGgcaatgaaaaaatatcaaccTATCTAAGCAAAAGattaaattattggatTAAATGGGCTTTAGAAAATCATAATTATAACAGGTATCCACCATCTGATACTAAGACTGAAATTAACAGTAAAGAGAAAAGGTGGTGTAGAAATTTCAATACTTTGCAAGGACTATTAGCACAGATATTCAAAGAtgcatttatttatcagGACCAGGAACtatataaacattttgCTAAGATGCAATGTGGATCCACTGCTATTGTATTGATCATAGTCAATAGAAAAACCATCTACTGCTGTAACACTGGTGATAGCAGGTGTATATTATCCACAAAACCAACAATttcacaacaacaaaaaatcaTGTCTTCACCtttaaataacaacaaccatactgctaataataaGGTAGGCGGAGTTAGAAACAAAATGCATCTACATCGTAGAAATAACAGTGACAATGTTAGTAACAACAGTGTTGCCAATAGTAATACCAAAACAGCTAACTATGAAGGTAACAATGCCACTCCCAGGTTGTCCTCCTCCGAGTTAGTACCATATCTAAACCATAAATATTGTTGTGTCAAAAGTCTAAGTTTTGATCATAAACCTCTACATATAGGCGAATTGATAAGAATTAATGATAACGGCGGTGTTGTGTCACTAGGGAGAGTTGGTGGTGTGTTAGCGCTAAGTAGAGCTTTTGGTGATTTCCAGTTTAAGAAGAACAATTTTGTGTATCACAAATCCATTCCTCAAGAACAGCAAGTTTCCGTGGAACCAGATGTTATAGTACATGAAattgattataataaagacGAATTTCTGGTTTTGGCATGTGATGGTATTTGGGATGTCTATTCCAATAGAAATTTAGTACAGTTTGTTAGGTATCATTTagctttaaatattaaatttgatGAAATTGTTAGGAAATTGTTAGATCGCGGTATTTCCTGTGCTGATAGTAATACTGGGGCTGGGTTTGATAATATGACAGTTATGCTAGTTGCGTTGAATAAACCTAATGAATCACACGAATATTGGTATTCTAGGATTAAAAATAGGttagaaagagaaaaacgAATTGTTTAG
- the TFC1 gene encoding transcription factor TFIIIC subunit TFC1 (similar to Saccharomyces cerevisiae YBR123C | TFC1 | Transcription Factor class C), which translates to MSAAPSRSGSPAAALVVAENNNSIYAKEYPLNAIPQNLKSVEFPLFLKNDQSVSKVINNMCGGIYKINSAFRENLDYSTDKCLELYLNKNDKTIDGNNWDNNGDNSENDFFNEHPIIGKSDNDEKLLIKITITRKKKSQTDGDASTGTLLDNLRSCEAFKVQPLGVINKTIKFRYISDFQTILDNNKSAVEYNQSINSLDWDKIKTFVEDIPDEDPRPFEPLFNDKKKYYLPPPPKFSMVHLPFIYEYKKNPYSDSRGEDVRTSYLKSYQIQISSRSDVPEQPHQKLLDNLAIAKETGVYPKTNKESQFYEQLLKCVEHLENLFNKRPIWLKKHLEGIIVSDNETNNNNTAWGPILKFGLAVVSYRFLKGPWRNSYIKFGVDPYSSFSYAKYQTEFFKIEKKILDRLLYEKYKNEKKNVNDLVVTHHDYSSISPQCPKIYETDTKEWIDSRFYFDGTYIPWYLMIPVDLLLKESNIKEIYDKAVFLDKPNELTGWFHDLDLLKIRKIVKYELGCLAQNNDKFDKKIIEEYKKLRDVKATGPEITSTDIITDKRDNIRQSLDFNVTMNEKQMIDVVKKYENESLEEDDDNNNGIKTGVTDDNMVEDIGEDGDADEVQSDSSFTANNASYMEILEQISKMHPEISKYLKENVDGIIKGDLVDNIKY; encoded by the coding sequence ATGAGCGCTGCACCTTCTAGATCAGGTTCACCAGCAGCTGCGTTAGTAGTTgcagaaaataataattctataTACGCTAAAGAATATCCCTTGAATGCTATCCCTCAAAATCTAAAATCTGTTGAGTTCccactatttttaaaaaatgatcAAAGTGTATCCAAGGTGATTAACAATATGTGCGGTGGCATCTATAAGATTAATAGTGCTTTTAGGGAAAATTTAGACTACAGCACAGATAAATGTTTGGAGTTGTActtgaataaaaatgataaaacaATTGACGGAAACAATTGGGATAATAATGGGGATAATTCTGagaatgatttttttaatgagcATCCAATCATAGGTAAGTCTGACAACGATGaaaagttattaataaaaataacaataacaagaaaaaaaaagagtcaGACAGATGGTGATGCAAGTACCGGTACTTTACTGGATAACTTAAGAAGTTGTGAAGCTTTTAAAGTACAGCCTTTAGGTGtgattaataaaacaataaaatttagATACATAAGTGATTTTCAAACCATTTTGGACAACAATAAAAGTGCTGTGGAGTACAATCAAAGTATAAATTCTCTAGATTGGGATAAAATTAAGACATTTGTCGAAGATATTCCTGATGAGGATCCTAGGCCATTTGAACCATTGTTTAAtgataagaaaaaatattatctaCCACCACCTCCCAAATTTAGCATGGTCCATCTTCCCTTTATTTATGAATATAAGAAAAATCCATATAGTGATTCAAGAGGGGAAGACGTTAGAACTTCATATTTGAAAAGTTATCAAATACAAATTTCAAGCAGATCAGATGTACCTGAGCAGCCAcatcaaaaattattggatAATTTAGCAATTGCGAAGGAGACAGGAGTCTACCCCAAAACAAATAAGGAATCCCAGTTCTATGAACAATTGTTAAAATGTGTTGAACATTTagaaaatttgtttaataagAGACCAATTTGGCTGAAAAAACATTTAGAAGGTATTATCGTCAGCGATAATGAaacaaacaacaataataccgCTTGGGGCccaattttgaaattcGGTTTAGCAGTTGTTTCCTACAGGTTTTTGAAAGGCCCTTGGAGAAATTCATATATTAAGTTTGGTGTCGATCCATATTCGAGTTTTTCATATGCCAAATACCAAACAGAATTTTTCaagattgaaaaaaaaatattggataGGCTAttatatgaaaaatataaaaacgaaaagaaaaacgtTAATGATCTTGTTGTCACACATCATGATTATAGCAGTATATCGCCACAATGCCCTAAAATTTATGAAACTGACACTAAAGAGTGGATCGATAGcagattttattttgatggAACATATATTCCTTGGTATTTAATGATTCCGGTGGATCTATTACTAAAGGAGTCCAATATAAAGGAAATATATGACAAAGCTGTTTTCCTGGATAAACCAAACGAACTTACCGGCTGGTTTCATGATTTGGATCTATTGAAAATTAGGAAAATAGTTAAATATGAATTGGGATGTTTGGCTCAAAATAATGACAAATTTGACAAGAAGATTATAGAGGAATACAAAAAACTAAGAGATGTTAAGGCAACTGGACCTGAAATAACTTCTACTGATATCATTACTGATAAGCGTGATAATATCAGGCAATCTTTGGACTTTAATGTGACAAtgaatgaaaaacaaatgatAGACGTAgtgaaaaaatatgaaaatgaatCCTTGGAGGAAGATGacgataataacaatggtaTTAAAACTGGTGTTACAGATGATAATATGGTAGAAGATATTGGAGAGGATGGTGATG
- the MDM36 gene encoding Mdm36p (similar to Saccharomyces cerevisiae YPR083W | MDM36 | Mitochondrial Distribution and Morphology), with the protein MSHFYNKNKITSSSTKSEDELIYKDQLGSLIIKQQDTLSAGTNNNIERMILKQCNAAINLYTILIKLKIQLNKSWDIQTFTKSILVRFDPNSTSYSNEFYKDISLKIIDKVEKLSKNLNSYSLTNSNISDFINNTISQQGISIMYMNDGMVLLWECWSLCNINVKHVKNKLTSLYMKAKLLLIEYELTLINDKIKSLQDIESKDNTTTLVLKRYAQLDQTVKAYKGFINVLLENLEQAEVDQDDVTFNDCMKLFNDIEAMYAASNIDWLLEEYYYYDEDGDCFYDADETSLENSNSTTAATISKSAELNMHSRTSSVSSTGTDVSLMMERTTLTHELPFLLQAFDEAKNLEKEIKNVKSNTGSNTTENTNKRKSVISQPSSYIASSNSTMGSANKLSNLNTNPACSPLPSPMSMFKPFFSGSPLLNTINDNKHGGINNVGDSNTTGSPGIFTPMTSPLLHKNQPIFKSGVLNNLYGLQQQKQHPLH; encoded by the coding sequence ATGTcacatttttataataaaaataaaattaccaGCTCTAGCACCAAGAGTGAAGACGAACTAATCTATAAAGACCAATTAGGTagtctaataataaaacaacagGATACGCTATCAGCGGGcactaacaataatatcgAACGtatgattttaaaacaatgCAATGCGGCAATCAATCTATATACCATTTTAATTAAGTTGAAAATCCAACTAAACAAATCATGGGATATTCAAACTTTTACTAAATCTATTTTAGTAAGGTTTGATCCCAATAGTACTAGTTACAGTAACGAATTTTATAAGGATATCAGtttgaaaattattgataaaGTAGAAAAACTCTCCAAAAATCTAAACTCTTACTCTCTAACTAATTCCAATATATCTGactttataaataatactatcAGCCAGCAAGGCATTTCAATAATGTACATGAATGATGGAATGGTTTTATTATGGGAATGCTGGTCATTGTGTAATATAAATGTTAAGCAtgtaaaaaacaaactaaCTTCATTGTACATGAAagcaaaattattattgatcGAATACGAGTTGACTTTAATcaatgataaaattaagTCGCTGCAGGATATTGAAAGTAAAGATAACACTACAACTTTGGTGCTAAAGAGGTACGCTCAATTAGACCAAACTGTCAAGGCATATAAGGgttttattaatgttttattGGAAAATCTAGAGCAAGCGGAAGTGGATCAAGACGATGTAACTTTTAACGATTGTATGAAGCTATTTAATGATATTGAGGCAATGTATGCTGCTTCCAATATAGATTGGTTGCTAGAggagtattattattacgaTGAGGATGGTGATTGTTTCTATGATGCAGATGAAACAAGCTTGGAAAATAGCAATTCTACCACCGCTGCTACGATTAGTAAAAGCGCTGAGCTTAATATGCATAGCAGAACAAGTAGTGTAAGTTCTACTGGTACTGACGTTTCGCTAATGATGGAACGAACTACATTAACACATGAATTGCCATTTTTATTGCAAGCATTTGATGAGGCAAAAAATCTAGAAAAGGAGattaaaaatgtaaaatcCAACACTGGCTCTAACACAACtgaaaatactaataaaagaaagtCGGTTATCTCACAGCCTTCTTCTTATATTGCTTCTTCGAACAGTACTATGGGTTCCGCAAATAAATTGAGTAATCTTAATACAAATCCTGCATGTAGCCCTTTACCAAGTCCTATGTCTATGtttaaaccttttttttctggttCTCCACTATTAAACACcattaatgataataagcATGGTGGAATAAATAACGTTGGTGACAGCAATACTACCGGTAGTCCTGGAATTTTCACACCCATGACATCACCTTTACTTCACAAGAATCAacccatttttaaaagtggCGTGCTGAATAATTTATATGGtctacaacaacaaaaacagcATCCACTACATTAA